A genome region from Sphingorhabdus sp. SMR4y includes the following:
- a CDS encoding acyltransferase family protein — translation MHNSGHKLTYRPEIDGMRCIAVMAVLIYHLKITVAGTSILPGGFLGVDLFFVLSGFLITKILLEELHTQGRISFGRFYARRARRILPPLLLVMLVSVPVALAVLLPSELSRFGMSLLANLFFVSNVFWADQLGSYGAQSSLLQPFLHTWSLAIEEQFYLLFPLVLIGLFRIGARNAIWIGLVALALISLAIAHLTTLHRADLSFFSPLSRAWELLAGSGLAYLSQKRPDALRTGRFAGFVPIFSLLVIVGYFVAFHFGQYTHPGLPTFPFILACCSLLWFAQPGEPVTKVLSASPFVFIGKLSYSIYLWHFPVFAFGRLTNLDGVTAADYALWVVVTLALSAAGYYAIEKPFRFRIPGRAFATTTCMVTLAIAIFAGLSSFTNVLSQHRLAKLDALYQGNNYDNEVLRKQSWSILKNLNPDSKEGEPQAHVASRHEKEDLWFKDTGGPKILVVGNSHSKDFFNGLHLNANEYEVARYGLRSDFAKSEVDALFASPNFAAADLVMVATKYNSTKMANLSAALQGMRAREKRVLLIGNTAEFESPGELPIFDWYLRRSGDHASLEKLNALAPRYEVASVAPLNLTLRALAEQLDIRFVSRRDLVCDDAVGSCRLMTPDGKKAMFDGHHWTLEGARYFVGRALEQGLLE, via the coding sequence ATGCATAATTCAGGACATAAACTTACCTATCGCCCGGAAATCGACGGTATGCGCTGCATCGCGGTGATGGCTGTCTTGATTTATCACCTCAAGATCACCGTTGCAGGAACCTCTATTCTACCAGGGGGTTTTCTTGGCGTTGATTTGTTCTTCGTTCTATCTGGCTTCCTGATTACCAAAATCCTCTTGGAGGAATTGCACACGCAGGGAAGGATCAGCTTCGGTCGGTTCTATGCACGGCGTGCGCGGCGAATTCTTCCCCCCCTGCTACTGGTCATGCTGGTCAGCGTCCCTGTGGCCCTGGCCGTTTTGCTTCCGAGTGAGTTAAGCCGTTTTGGCATGTCGCTACTCGCCAATCTATTTTTCGTGAGCAACGTTTTCTGGGCAGACCAGCTCGGCAGCTATGGAGCGCAGTCGAGTCTGCTGCAACCGTTTCTGCATACGTGGAGCCTGGCGATCGAAGAGCAGTTCTACCTTCTTTTCCCTCTGGTTCTGATCGGTTTGTTCAGGATCGGTGCGCGAAATGCGATCTGGATCGGACTCGTGGCTTTGGCCCTTATCAGTCTTGCGATCGCCCATTTGACTACGCTCCATCGGGCAGACCTTTCCTTTTTCTCGCCCCTTAGCCGGGCGTGGGAATTGCTAGCCGGTTCCGGGCTTGCCTACCTGTCTCAAAAACGCCCGGATGCTCTGCGCACAGGCCGGTTCGCGGGCTTTGTTCCAATATTTTCTCTTCTCGTTATCGTCGGCTATTTCGTCGCCTTTCACTTTGGCCAATACACACATCCTGGCCTTCCCACTTTCCCTTTCATCTTGGCATGCTGTAGCCTTTTGTGGTTTGCTCAGCCGGGTGAGCCGGTGACGAAGGTTCTGTCTGCCTCCCCCTTCGTGTTCATCGGAAAGCTCTCTTATTCAATTTACCTTTGGCATTTTCCGGTGTTTGCCTTCGGCCGACTGACCAACTTGGACGGCGTGACCGCAGCGGACTATGCGCTTTGGGTCGTGGTCACCCTCGCCCTCTCGGCTGCGGGCTACTACGCGATCGAAAAGCCGTTTCGTTTCCGCATACCGGGGCGGGCCTTTGCGACGACGACATGCATGGTCACTCTCGCAATCGCTATTTTTGCCGGGCTAAGCAGCTTCACCAATGTACTGTCGCAGCATAGGCTTGCCAAGCTCGACGCGCTCTACCAGGGCAACAACTACGACAACGAAGTGCTGCGAAAGCAATCTTGGTCCATCCTGAAGAATTTGAATCCGGATTCAAAAGAAGGCGAACCGCAGGCCCATGTGGCATCGCGCCACGAGAAAGAAGATCTTTGGTTCAAGGATACAGGCGGTCCCAAGATTTTGGTCGTAGGAAATTCCCACAGCAAGGATTTCTTCAATGGGCTGCATCTGAACGCAAATGAATATGAAGTCGCACGCTATGGTCTGCGCAGTGATTTTGCCAAGTCCGAAGTGGATGCACTTTTCGCCTCGCCGAACTTTGCCGCAGCCGATCTCGTCATGGTCGCGACAAAATATAATTCCACCAAGATGGCGAACCTGAGCGCTGCTCTTCAAGGCATGCGCGCACGCGAAAAAAGGGTCTTGCTGATCGGGAACACGGCAGAGTTTGAATCACCCGGCGAGCTGCCAATATTCGATTGGTACTTGCGTCGTTCAGGAGATCACGCAAGCCTTGAAAAACTGAATGCGCTTGCTCCGCGCTATGAGGTTGCCAGCGTCGCACCGCTCAATCTGACGTTGCGTGCTCTTGCTGAGCAGCTGGATATCCGGTTTGTCTCGCGTAGGGATTTGGTGTGTGACGATGCGGTCGGGTCTTGTCGTTTGATGACGCCTGATGGGAAGAAGGCGATGTTTGACGGGCATCACTGGACGTTGGAAGGCGCACGTTACTTTGTTGGGCGCGCCCTTGAACAAGGCCTTTTGGAGTAG
- a CDS encoding SHOCT domain-containing protein, which translates to MTHKSLFGALAAALLFFPSTAMAFPDDAAELRQIIATQFGGNANAYVKEEASDFRRMACRNRADLVQQLLDDGLTVSDIPFRTLEPFYKCAFDENEWDALELIIDPGTLAVIEQEAGSLSLPLQDPVYRNDYKATRLLLENGAHTIDNRRWTRGVLTKDGHRLNIAGFAVRKNLDEVLRALEDAGYGEIVADARQPGFWDIVFNVGTGGEIGGGFGGLLGGVADIAAGAALGGSTSDFLIASAGSAVLDSGSGGGAALSQISDSELQRKLARYLATVEMPRGAEPQSIDTANSENMPAIPKTDVLGELERLADLRDRGVLTKEEFEAIKATIIEGS; encoded by the coding sequence ATGACACACAAAAGTCTGTTTGGCGCCTTGGCCGCGGCTCTCCTCTTTTTTCCATCGACAGCAATGGCTTTCCCTGACGATGCTGCAGAGCTGCGCCAGATTATCGCAACGCAATTTGGCGGCAATGCCAACGCCTATGTAAAAGAAGAGGCCAGTGACTTTCGTCGCATGGCCTGTCGCAACCGGGCCGATCTCGTCCAGCAGCTGCTCGACGATGGTTTGACTGTCTCGGATATTCCCTTCCGGACTCTCGAACCTTTCTATAAATGCGCGTTCGACGAGAATGAGTGGGATGCCCTGGAACTCATTATCGACCCCGGCACGCTCGCAGTGATCGAGCAGGAGGCCGGCAGTCTCTCTCTTCCGTTGCAGGATCCGGTTTACCGGAACGATTACAAGGCCACACGGCTCCTGCTGGAAAACGGCGCTCATACGATTGACAACAGGCGCTGGACCAGAGGCGTGCTGACCAAAGACGGCCATCGCCTGAACATTGCCGGCTTCGCTGTCAGGAAAAACCTCGATGAGGTACTCCGAGCATTAGAGGATGCTGGATATGGCGAAATCGTAGCCGATGCTCGCCAGCCAGGATTCTGGGATATTGTTTTCAATGTCGGTACCGGCGGAGAGATCGGTGGTGGCTTCGGTGGCTTGCTTGGCGGTGTTGCCGACATCGCAGCTGGCGCAGCACTGGGCGGTTCGACAAGCGATTTCCTGATCGCTTCTGCTGGCTCCGCTGTGCTGGATAGCGGGAGTGGTGGCGGAGCAGCGCTTTCTCAGATCAGCGATAGTGAGCTTCAACGCAAGCTCGCCCGCTATCTAGCAACAGTGGAGATGCCACGCGGAGCTGAGCCGCAGAGCATCGATACTGCAAACAGCGAGAATATGCCCGCCATTCCAAAAACGGACGTTCTGGGAGAGTTGGAACGCCTCGCCGATTTGCGTGATCGCGGTGTCCTTACAAAGGAAGAGTTTGAAGCAATCAAGGCAACAATAATCGAAGGCTCCTAG